The Gordonia westfalica sequence GTGCAGAGATAGCGCACTACGCAGCCAAGCAGGACTCGAAGTCGGTCGAGTACGCGCTGCTTTCAATCCTCCAGCGCTCCTACGACATCGAAGACGAGGGGGTCGACCAGTGAGCAGCGGTGCAGTGGAAGCCCGCTATGCCGGCTGGTGCCCCAAATGCCGCACCGACTACCCCGTAGGCACATTGATCGGCTACGTCCGCGAATACCTGGTGTTCCCGGATGGGCGGGCGGGGAAGAACGTGACGGTGTGTGAGCCGTGCGCGGTGGAGGTGACCCGTGAGCGTCGTTGACATGCAGGCGTTTCGGACGGCACGCGACATCGTGGAGGTGGAAGCCGACCTCGCTTCCGAGGCATTCACGCACGGCTTCATGTCCTCGATGCAGGTTTCGGCTGCCGGGTGTAGCGCGGTCCTCACCGACTTCTACGGGCGTCGGGTGTTGAAGGTGGAGCCGCAATCGTCGCCATGGATCACCCGCGATCACGTGCTGGTGTTCCTCGCAGCGCAGGAGGCCCAGCCATGAGCATCTACTACCAGGACGACCTGGTCACCCTCTACCACGGCGACTGCCGAGAGGTCATGGCAGACATGGCAGATCGGTCGGTCGATGTGGTGATCACGGATCCGCCGTACACCGAACGCACACACGGAATGGCAAAGACGAACAGGGGTGCTGGTCATGGCATAAAGGCCGTCACGTTCGCGGCGATCTCTGACGCTGACCTGCGGGCCGTACTCGCCGAGTGTGGGCGGGTCTCGGCGAGTTGGGTGGTCACGTCGCTTGATTACGCGCACGCTTTCGCCTTCGACCAGGGTCCGCCGGTCGGGTTGCGCTCGCTGCGCATCGGTGTCTGGGTGAAGCCCAACCCGATGCCGCAGATCAGTGCCGACCGTCCCGGGCAAGGCTGGGAAGCGATTTCATTTCTACACCGCGCCGACACCAAACCGGCCTGGAACGGGGGTGGCAAGGCTGGCGTGTGGACGTACCCCGTCGTGCAGAACACCGGTCACCCGACGGCGAAACCGCTGCCAATGGTGGAGGACTGGGTGCGCCTGTTCACGAACGCCTCGGAAACGGTGTTCGACCCGTTCGCCGGTTCGGGCACCACGTTGATTGCTGCGGCGAACGAAAACCGTAAGGCGGTCGGTGTCGAGCTTGAGGAGCGTTACTGCGAGCTGATTGCGAAACGCCTCAGTAATCAGACGATGGCTCTCGACTTCGGGGATGCGTCATGAGTGCCGCGGAGCACCGCCAGATCGACGGTGTCGACATGTGGGTGCAACACCTCCCAGACCTCCACCTGTTTTGGGCGTGGGTGAACGGACGCACCGAGTTCGTCACCTGGCCCGACGCCGACCACCCCAGGCCCCGTTGATCGTGCAGGCCTGGTGGCTGAGCGGCTGTTCGAGTTGGTGGCGAGAGCGAAGGCGGCGGCGTGAGGTTCATGTCGAACCGCACCCATGCTGCCGGCGGGTTCCGGTGGCGCGGCCCCCAATACCCCTACGACCTACCCGGACCTGGAGATGTTCTCCCGGACGACCCGGTCGAGCCGGAAGAACTGTTCCCCAATCCTGCCTACGGGCAACAAGACCCATGGAGACAACAATGACCGAAGACATTAGCCAGGACGAACTGTTCCGGCTCACAGGGCGTGATGTCGTCCTGTGCCCGGAGTGCGGCCACGGCATCGACCCGCACGGCACCGATCCGGGGGGTGCGTGCGGGGTCGGCAAGTGCGAATGCATGATGTCGCCCAACGGCATCGCCTACGCCCTGATCAATCCGGAAGTCACCCCGGCGCAGAAGCACTACGCCGAAGCGGAGAGGATGCTCGCGTTCATCGAGCACGACCGCAACCTCACGACCACCCAGCACTCGGAGGTCGCAGCGCGCGCCCAGGTGCACGCCACCCTCGCGCAGGCCGCTTCACTGCGGGAGGTTCTGGAATCCCGCGCCACCACCCGGTACCACGTCACGGTCCAGGATGAGGGCGAGTTCCGCCGACGCAGCAGCCGTCTCGGATCTTTCGGTGGTGCGCTGTGAACTCTGTGAGACAGCTTCCCAGCAGCGGTTCGTGGTCTGACCGCTACCGCACGATGCTCGACATCGCCGTGTGGTGTGGCGGCATGATCGTCCGCCCCAAACCCCACCAACTCCAGCTACGGGTGGATGGTGTGACTGCCCTTCCGGGGGATTGGATCAAGGCTGACGGCAACGGGTTCGAGGTCATCCCCTCCAGGGCGGGAGCAGACCTCTGATGCCCGACTACAAAGGCCCCCTCGACTACGTCGATGTCGCGACCCGAATTGTTGAGTTCCGCAACCAGCACCCCACCGGCTCTCTCCAGCAGGTGCGATACGAAGTTCTTGAGGTTGGCGGCAAGAGCTTCCTCGCGTTCACCGCCGCCGCCTACCGCACGCCGGATGATGAGCGTCCCGGTATCGGTACCGCGTGGGAACCCATCCCCGGCCCCACATCTTTCACCCGTGACTCGGAGATGCAGAACGCTGAGACCGCGGCGTGGGGGAGGGCGATCGTCGCAGCGTTGGCGGCGGACACGAAGAAGGGTGTGGCGTCGTCGGAGGAGGTCCGGAACCGTCAGCAGACGCCGGCGCAGCGGGCGCAACGCGAACTGGCTGAGGCTG is a genomic window containing:
- a CDS encoding DNA-methyltransferase, which translates into the protein MSIYYQDDLVTLYHGDCREVMADMADRSVDVVITDPPYTERTHGMAKTNRGAGHGIKAVTFAAISDADLRAVLAECGRVSASWVVTSLDYAHAFAFDQGPPVGLRSLRIGVWVKPNPMPQISADRPGQGWEAISFLHRADTKPAWNGGGKAGVWTYPVVQNTGHPTAKPLPMVEDWVRLFTNASETVFDPFAGSGTTLIAAANENRKAVGVELEERYCELIAKRLSNQTMALDFGDAS